A window of the Eleutherodactylus coqui strain aEleCoq1 chromosome 8, aEleCoq1.hap1, whole genome shotgun sequence genome harbors these coding sequences:
- the LOC136577906 gene encoding uncharacterized protein: MEKYPDSDRPGNPVIFSYSDVDVNKIIAGATRKNSYLEMPTVDMLLRKWEMENKKNISLSLHMSTLCEYFKVKRIPRGLRPHVRPTLMADNKTFCSKFEGIVNKFSFDMIVLNVEFLQLEIAESTARISSLEKNILEILTPEDWNKHKEKKTTYLKRHQEELESIKKTKWFRDVDDYAYGRVFCWQTSKNKVTDPFESNTKQRRQRRRQPRNRNQFGPWQSKQDEEKRGTFRCRRGGRKHHRAYKRSRRGDDPIHETTTADGLQEIVDVGACEPTSDGIVINISSRVLTSDETTVLGKGLSFCCVTSMNWFDLNLDVQRLFRNLRLKNQFSSQPSRTVAQTTTPGSFSLVGTGLRNKSTYQPPTSNPQIEVFAKLVLKDIEKLRSKTLGNKRRLKNNLNMRERKALNSLAQDDAIVVKPADKGGAIVVMDTSMYTTEVFRQLNDENVYEKLRSDPTIRFQLQLRGMLNEALWAGLIDKKLLKFLDIQHPIVPILYTLPKVHKDPQNPPGRPIVSGRNSLFCNIARFLDKVLRRFADEADSHIRDTSDFLKKIASFDMTEDVILVTFDVTALYTSISHDKGINAVRQFLMASDMSSECMQFALSLLEYILRNNYFLFGGVYYRQRQGTAMGSNVAPTYANIFVRQFEEKYIYTSIYAASLVYWGRYIDDVFALWKGSLQTLQEFHTFLNAIYPELQFTMSYSIVEIQFLDVLIKRQGMGLVTDLYTKKTDRNSLLLYSSNHPVAMKDSLPWSQLLRVRRIAHDQTIDLRLDEMCRRFLDRGYPAPIITKAAIRARAIPQQDLLTPKLKKQTMDRIPFVSTFNSLSGTVGCWSLAGSLATRLGYDGPLFHHLDEEKI; encoded by the exons atggaaaaataccCGGACTCTGACAGACCAGGTAACCCTGTTATTTTTTCGTATTCGGATGTGGATGTTAACAAGATTATTGCAGGAGCTACACGCAAGAATAGCTATCTAGAAATGCCAACAGTGGATATGTTACTACGGAAGTGggagatggaaaataaaaagaacatcTCCCTATCTTTGCACATGTCCACACTATGTGAATATTTTAAGGTAAAACGCATTCCGAGAGGGCTACGCCCACATGTGCGCCCGACCTTAATGGCAGATAACAAGacattttgttcaaaatttgaaGGCATAGTGAATAAATTTTCGTTTGACATGATTGTCTTGAATGTTGAGTTCTTACAGTTGGAGATTGCTGAGAGTACAGCTCGCATATCCTCCTTGGAAAAGAATATTCTAGAGATCTTGACACCAGAGGACTGGAATAAacataaggagaaaaaaacaacatatctcAAACGACATCAGGAGGAAttggagagtataaaaaaaaccaagTGGTTTAGGGATGTCGACGATTATGCTTATGGTCGTGTATTTTGTTGGCAGACATCAAAGAATAAAGTCACAGATCCCTTTGAATCGAATACCAAACAAAGACGACAACGACGCCGTCAACCCAGGAATAGAAACCAATTTGG gCCGTGGCAATCCAAACAGGATGAAGAGAAAAGAGGGACCTTCCGGTGCCGTCGAGGCGGACGAAAACATCACAGGGCATACAAGAGATCCCGACGGGGTGATGACCCGATCCACGAAACGACCACCGCTGATGGACTTCAGGAAATAGTGGATGTTGGAGCTTGTGAACCTACCAGTGACGGTATTGTAATCAACATTTCTTCCAGGGTATTGACATCAGATGAGACGACTGTATTGGGCAAGGGTCTATCATTTTGCTGTGTAACTTCTATGAATTGGTTTGATCTTAATCttgatgtacagcgtttattcagAAATTTAAGGCTTAAAAATCAATTTTCCTCACAACCATCACGTACGGTTGCACAGACCACTACACCGGGGTCTTTTTCCCTGGTTGGAACTGGTCTTCGCAACAAAAGTACGTATCAACCACCTACATCAAATCCTCAAATTGAAGTATTTGCTAAATTAGTATTAAAAGATATTGAAAAACTGAGATCCAAAACATTGGGTAACAAGAGGAGGCTTAAGAATAACCTTAATATGAGGGAAAGGAAAGCCCTTAATTCTCTTGCGCAGGATGATGCGATTGTGGTTAAACCAGCCGATAAGGGTGGAGCAATAGTCGTGATGGATACCAGTATGTACACAACAGAAGTGTTCAGACAATTAAATGATGAAAATGTTTATGAAAAATTGCGATCGGACCCTACCATACGGTTTCAATTACAATTAAGGGGAATGTTGAATGAGGCACTATGGGCAGGTTTGATCGATAAAAAGCTGTTGAAATTCCTTGATATCCAGCACCCCATTGTTCCCATTTTATACACCCTCCCAAAGGTCCACAAGGATCCCCAGAATCCCCCTGGGAGACCGATTGTTTCAGGCAGAAACTCACTCTTCTGCAATATCGCACGATTTTTAGACAAGGTCCTGAGGCGTTTTGCAGATGAGGCGGATTCACACATCAGggatacatctgactttttgaaaaaaattgcatcgtttGATATGACCGAAGATGTTATTCTGGTCACCTTTGATGTGACTGCGCTATACACCTCTATCAGTCACGATAAAGGGATAAATGCCGTCAGACAATTTCTGATGGCATCGGATATGTCCTCTGAGTGCATgcagtttgccctgtcgctgctggagtacatcctccgcaacaattattttttgtttgggggggtgtactacagacagcgacagggcactgctatgggctctAATGTGGCGCCAACATACGCCAACATTTTTGTGCGCCAATTTGAGGAGAAGTATATTTATACCTCCATATATGCGGCGTCGTTGGTGTACTGGGGTCGGTACATCGACGACGTGTTTGCTTTATGGAAGGGTTCGCTCCAAACATTACAGGAATTCCATACCTTTTTAAACGCTATTTACCCAGAACTTCAGTTCACTATGTCTTACTCCATTGTGGAAATCCAATTCCTTGACGTTTTGATTAAAAGACAAGGAATGGGATTGGTAACGGATCTTTACACAAAAAAGACAGATCGGAACAGTTTATTGCTCTATAGTAGCAACCATCCGGTCGCCATGAAGGACTCACTACCATGGAGTCAACTTTTACGAGTGCGAAGAATAGCACACGATCAAACCATTGATTTAAGATTGGATGAGATGTGTAGGAGGTTCCTAGATAGGGGATACCCTGCACCAATCATCACAAAAGCTGCCATACGAGCTAGGGCAATACCACAACAAGATCTTTTGACACCTAAATTAaagaaacagacaatggacaggattccgtttgtcagtacctttaatagtcttagtggaaccgttg GTTGTTGGTCTCTCGCTGGTTCCCTCGCCACACGTCTGGGATATGATGGTCCATTATTTCATCATCTTGAtgaagaaaaaatatag